Within Peromyscus leucopus breed LL Stock chromosome 16_21, UCI_PerLeu_2.1, whole genome shotgun sequence, the genomic segment TGATGGTTATGGTAGAATGTCTCCTCAAGTGAGAAGCAAAACATAGGCAGCGTGTAGAAGTAAAAGGGTGTCGTCCTCTTCTACTCTCTGGACTCCTGTCAACACAAGTGATCTCAAGACTGTTAACTTATTTGGAACATATGACATCTTTTAGGGACAGCATAGCAAAATATTTTATCACCTGGTCCAAAACCAAACCTGTGGAACTGTCCATCATCCTACAAGGCCAGAGTCTGGAAGATAGAATACTTGATAGGGATTGGTGGATCCTCCAGCTATCCGGTTCACATTCACAGGGAAAAAGTTCTTTTGATAAGCACTGTTGTGTGGGACACTGCTTAAGGATATTTATTATACAAAGCATTCAGTAAGGCCACAGATGAAGTGAAGTGTATGACAGATAATTCAGGGAAAGCAGTCCAAACACAATAATTATTTAAGAGCAAATTGCTACCTTCTTCGTGATAGTTGGATAGATTCCCTTGTAATCAGACCTGTCTTTTTGGCTGCTTAATACTATAGCACAGGTCAAGTCAGCCATTAGAATTACTAAGTAGTGGTGCTAACCAATcagtcctgggaaggggaagacagttaaatgtacatgtgtgtctttgtTCTTATCACCATGGCTACTGTATTAATGGATCCACAGAGCAAACACAGCTGGGGGAAGAGAAAGTTGCTGTGGTAAGCTCTTCTTGGAGGCAATGCTTTTGACTCCAAGACAGAGTTTAATGCAGTAACTCATCTAACCAACCAtggatttggtttgttttctaataatggAGTAGGGGAGGGGACACTTTGCATTATTTGTCATGTATAAAGGTTTTTacctcaattatttttaaaaagattttttgtttgtatgagtgttttgctggcatgtatgcatatatgtatgcatgtcaTGTGCATGCCCACTGCCAACAAAgtccagaagaggctgtcagacactctgaaactggagttacaaacttgtgagttgccctgtgggtgctaggactagaacccaggtcctctgaaagagaagccatctctctagttccccagtattttttaaattttttaaaaagatccctGACATGAAACATTCTCAATAATCAATTCGCATGACTGGATATTCTGAActtactaaaattttattttcaaaatatgggAACATTCAATGTAAGTAAATGTTTGTGTTTGGTATTTTTTAACTACAGATTTATGGAGCAATATTTTGGCGCACCTATGTGGCATGTGatgatgaaacttttaaaaatcactagTATCAGCCGGGCCacggtggcactcgcctttaatcccagcgctcgggaggcagaggcaggcggatctctgtgagctcgaggccagcgagatccaggacaggcaccaaaactacacagagaaaccctgtcttgaaaaaccaaccaaccaaccaaacaacaacaaaaaccctagtATCTAGTGATTCAATATTAATACATGTCTAAAAAACGTAAtgatcagccgggcggtggtggcgcacgcctttaatcccagcactcgggaggcagagccaggaggatctctgtgagttcgaggccagcctgggctaccaagcgagttccaggaaaggcgcaaagctacacagagaaaccctgtctcgaaaaaccaaaaaaaaaaaaaaaaaaaccgtaatGATCAGATTAGGGTGATTCATGTTTCCATCTCCTTGTTGGACTAGGAACTTCCCTCTTCTAGAACTTGTTACTTCCGTTCAGGCTTTCAGTTTTGTCCTTAAGTCCATCGGAATAGCTAGGAGCGATCGCCAGGGACTCCGAGGGTTAAAGGTTGGAGGAGCAGCTATGCCAAATTACAGGAGGCACCGGGAACCGGCGGGTCAGTGGGCCGGACACAGCGAAGCTCCGCCCAACTCTGCTTTCGCTGACGCCTGCGCAAACCGCGCGGGTTCCCGGTTGGGTTGGCGGTAGCCCCGCCCACTTGGCTGCGCGTGCGCAGACGCTGCGGGAGGCGGCAGTATGAGCTCCACGATCCTTTCCGGGTCTTTGGCGGCCTCCCTCTGGAGAGCAACAAGTAAGGCGATCCGCCCGAGGTCCCGAGACTCGGAAACCCGCGGGGGAAGCCGGCTTCTGATAGGGGAAGACGCCGGGGCGGAGACCCGACCTCGGTGCACTAGGATCGCGGGGTTCCGAGCCTTTGGGTGTGCTTGGAGGAGGGGCGCGGACTTTGCGGGTGGTTTGCGAGGAGCGGCTGGCACTTAGATGCCGCTGGGGCCGTATGGAGAAGAAGGACACTTCGAGGATGAGTGTCATTCATTTACTTGTTTGCTTACATCAAGAATAATTTGTACCCGGCAGAGGGTGCATGCTTTTTTAGTCCAGCACTAGGcatacagaggcaggaggatctattgagttcaaggtcagcctgctctaaaTGTTCTCTAAGCGAAAGTCAGATAAATGAGTACATACAACGAAAAGTACACGAAGCCAAGAACTGTTTAGAAGAGATGCCTGCGTGCTTTCTGTAGAAACTAGCGTTTTTCAAAACTGTTTCATTATTTCTCAATATATTCCTCAATTAGCATCCCAAAGAGGGTGCAGAATGTAAGTTTAATTGATGACATCCCTGAGATGTTACGTAAACTGAAGACAGAATTACTGCTTTCTTAACAAAggaccccattttttttttttttattaaactttctAGTTTTTCCCTTCAAATACTTGGTACCTGTTGGTTGTTCAAATCTCAAATGATCTatacaataaatattataaaaaacgAAAGGCTCACTCCAAACCCTTAGGTGATAACTTTAGTGTTTATCCAGCATTCTGCTGTTTTTAAACAATTATGTTATGTTTGATACCAGAAATTATGTATAGACACACTTGACCCATGTATAAAGTATAAAGCAAAAGGAACATCAATGAACCCATTTTCCCATGGAAATGGTTCGATGCAGTTTGCagtcattgctttttttttttttaactactcaTATTTCAAGATCACTCCATACAGAAATGTGAGGTGGTATCTTTTACCTGTGTATGATACATTTTCCATTCTCCTTATGGATACTTGGGCAGTACTAGGAACACTAGCATAGAGTGCTACTGTTTTGTGTTCCCCATGCCCCAGCACAAGATGTAAGTTCCTAAAGGATGCTGTTGTATTGATTTTCCCGTCAGGGTTGGGGCAAGCCAACTGCTTCCTTATCCAAGAAATTGAAATTAAAGCTCACACAGATTGCAGAATAGCAGCGAAACTTTGTTTGAATTCTTACACTGCAAGAGAGCAGCAGgcctgtagtagaatattattttaaggtctgttacttttgtttatgttgcatttgtttaactctgtgaagatgtgttactgcgcctgtctaaaacacctgatggtctaataaagacctggccaatagcaagtcaggagaaaggataggcagggctggcaggcagagagaatatatagagggagaaatctgagagCAGGGCTAggtctagcagccagagaaggagggggactccaggggccagccacccagctacacagccagccatggatgaagaaataaaaaaaagatatacagaaatagaaaaggaaaagcctagaggcaaaaggtagtcgggataagttaagaaaagctggctagaaaccaagccaagctaaggcaaggcattcataattaataataagcctttgtgtgtaaatttatttgggagctgagtggcaggtcccccaaaagagcaaaaagaagaaaaacctccAACAACACAAGCCACAATGAAGAAGGGCCAGAGTGTGTTGCCTAGGGTCTCTTTAATGGGGTGTACAGGGAAGAGGGGGCTGGTTACTAAGGAGTTGGGGTGGTTCTCACTTAAATTGATATACTATACTAGGTAGCACAACCATTTTCTGTATATGTTCCTTCTTATAATGCATCTTACTTCAATCATGCTTGCCAAACTAGACATAAGATGGTAAATAGaagattttcctttaaaaaaaaaaattacttttaggGCACAGTTTTACCTTACTGGGTAAGCACCCAAACAGTGTAGGACCGATGGGCCTTTCTGGTCCTGTATTGGAACATGAGAAGAGTACAACTAAATAGAATTTGATTAAGCTTCCTGTTGAGAAAGGAGGAAAATCTCATGCTTCAGAGAGGGATGTACGTGCATGCATCCTGGTGCTGTTggtgctgggggttgggggttatGTTGCTAGGTGCATCGCTTGGAGAAAGATTCCTGTGCTTAGTGTGTACAGGTAAGGAAATTAGGCTGCCAAGCGCATTATTAGAAGAGGACCGTGTGCATATTCCAAACTAGACGGAGTCCTAGGTTACGAAACTATTCCCTGTATTTGCCCGCCTCCTTACTTTATAGCTCTTTGCAAACTTTGTAGCACTGGTTATCTCTAAGGGAGGGAAATAGCTGTGTAGAATGTAGGCATTCAGGAAAGGATTTTCACTGGATGCCATTTGTCCCTTTTGAATTATGGTaaatgatcaaaaacacaagtagGCAAAAATagtcaatttttttaaagtaaaatatttttttttcttcattaggaTCCTCCCTTCTGAATCATTCTTTGAGGAAGGTGAGTTACGGAGAAGGAAAATCTGAACTTGGGAAGCAACCTCTTAAGAAGTCCAAGTTGCCAGTCGGTCGTTTTGATGCTCCCGAGGACTCGAACTTGGAGAGGGAGCCACTCAAGAGTGAGTAGACTCCACCACTGTGGGTGGGTGCCTAACGTAGCAAAGAAAATGTCCGTTCTAGAAAATGGATGCCAGAAGTGAAATGTGCTCTTCGCCGTTATTACCAGCTATAAAGGATATTTCAGTGAGTAAAAATACCATGTGGACTATCTGTATGTGTGGTTGTTAACTTCTTTAAGAAGGTTTTGGGTTGGTGAGATGCCTCCCAGAGTGTAGATTCCAGCACTCTTATGCTAACAGccatggcagcccacagaagaTACAGGGAATCCCTGGGGCCAGTTGGCTACCTAGACTGTCGGACTTGACAGTCTGGGCTTAAATGAAAGACCTTGCTTCGGTatataagatggagagcaatccAGAGAGAGACCTGAAGtcattctctgacctctgcatgcacatgcacacaagtgcatggatgcacacacacacaagagcacacGTACATCACACATGTGTAAACATAAGCATACACACGTACGCATGCAACCCCCACCAAAAGGTATTTCTAAAGCTAGAAATGGTGGCCCAGTCTGgaataccagcactctggaaacTGATGCCAGAGAATCaggaatgtgaggccagcctgagcaacatagacTGTCTCAAAGGAAGGGTTTCTGAGTTTTAGTACTTATTTAGTTACTTGTGGggggggttggtttgtttgtttttactatactcccccccgcccccagctgaggaccaaacctaggaccttgtgcttgctacgcaagcgctctaccactgagctgaatccccaacccTTTACTATACTTTCATTATTCAAAAGGTAAAACATAGAAGTCGGTTTCCTCTGTGATACAAATAACAAGCCTTTGTTTGTTGATGAAACCAGCTGCTGTGAAAAGACCAGCTGCAGCATGCAGTAGATCGTCCTGAATGTACAGGGTAAAGCTGAGGAGTCAGGGCACAGTGAAGATGCTGGGTCTTAGAAGAGGATGGAACACAGGACTGCATAGTGAAGAGAAGACATCTCTCATTCTCTCAACTCTAATAACCTTCCTTCGTAGCTCCCTGTCATCTGTCCACTGGACAGAAAGTGGCATCTGAAGAGACACTAGCCCACTGGAGCATGTGCCTCTGGCCGGCCTCGCCCTTCTCTCCCATTacctcttgattaaaaaaaacccttagactgcattcctgaagctagccccCAAGGCCCATTCCCTTAtgggccacttcctcctcctgaggctgactactaaGGTCCagttatcaaagtattgaagtccaatcatcaaaagccccctttggcttccctaattaacatgcccaattaaaattaaacacatccTAACACGGGTTTCCCTTGTACCtgtataaactgccattttcctgtgtgccatatctgtctcccctctatccagagggAGTCCTTGGTCCTCTAGGACAAATAACCTGCCCTCTTTCCCTcgttccctttcccttctccctggtcctctgtctcctgactttgtctcttattccctaacctctgtccctctggggcaaataaatctcctttgtgctgagaacttggtcttggaggTCCTGAGCCGGTACTTTTCCATTCTTTAAGGGTGATAATAGACTAAATACAGTGTatcattattgttttctttttttttattttatgactttatgcatatgtgtttgtgtatgtctctttgtgtgtgggCCTGTGCATGCAGCCAGAACgattggatttcctggagctggagttatgacagttgtgagtcacctgcaTTGACACTAGGAACCAAATTGTGGTTCTCTAAGCCTTGGCTCCAGCCTAGTTCCTATGTTCATTGTATTGGGTGACTTTTCATGGGGAGACATTTAAGAAATCGGTTCATCCCAGATGGGGCACCAGTAGGCCAAAAGAATGATTCTGTCTAATTGGTAAGTCAATGAATTTATTGGGGTTCCCGACAGGAGCATGGGAAAGGGGATGTACTGGTTACCTTTTCTTACTGCAGTGACGAAATTCTTGACAAAAGCGACTAAGGGAAGAGAGGGtctgttttggctcacagcttaAGAGGGGTGCAGCCCGTCGTGAcaggaggcatggtggcaggagtgtgaggtgacAGTCACATCGAGTCtcttgtcaggaagcagagagaggcaagtGCTGGTGATCAGCTTGCTTTCTGGTTTTCAGGATCCCAGGCATACGATGGGGTGGACATTCAAGGTggatctctccttctctctggaaGCTCTCATGTAGAAACAACCAGAGATGTCTCCTGGGTCCCTTTCCATCTTGTCCAGTTGACAGTTGAGATGAGCGATCACACAGGGCTACTTACAGGAATAATACGTGCCAAACAAAAGCAGGAAAGGAGTTCATTCTGGCCTACGATTCTGGAGACTGAAATGCTAAAAGCCTAGTGCTGGCATCTGGGCTTCAGCATGGCTTCCAAATCTTCCCACTTagatagaggtcagaagacaaaacTGCCTGGACAGTGTGTGTCAGTAAATAcacatcttcattttttaatgcCTCATGATCACATTAAAAACCACTGTTCCTTAGAAAATGCTAAACACCCAGTGCCAGTAGACACCATTCAACCTGACCTGAACAGTCAATGACCTTAGGCAGTGTTAACTACTGCTTCTGGAAGTTTCCAATtcagcttttgttttgctttctttgtcttctcaTCCATTGTTTCTGCCATTTCTTCCTGGATTCCAGGAGGCTGCCACAGTAGGATAGTGATGGCTAGATCAACATAGGATACATTACCAGACTCTgtcgatggatggatggatggatggatggatggatggattgatggatggatggatgatggatgggtggatgatagatagatagatagatgaatggatgatagatagatgatggatggatgaatggatgataggatagatagatagatgatttgattgatggatggatggatgatgggtaggtggatgatagatggatggatagatagataattgatagatgaatggatgaatggatagatgatggatggatggtagatggtaggtaggtaggtagatagatagatagatagatagatagatagatagatagatagatagatagatagacagacagacagacagacagggtaaATGGAAGATGAGATACATAGCTGTCTATGAGCATCTGATGGGAATTAGCATAAAAGGTGGGGCCaatgaaatttaaaggaaaaataaaactgtaacaAGTAGATGTGCTAGGGAGatgtttaaaagagagaaaggtatGGCCATACAAGAAGAGATTACAGAACATGGCACATGTCAGGCACAGCCGAATGGCCTCAGCATAAAGTATAAATAGTAGATTAATAGAATGTCGGACTTTTTCATGTCAGATCTGAGTGTTAAGGTCCAGCAAGCTATGCTTATGCTGAGcccgacagcctgagttcagtcccagggaCTCCACtgtaggagagaaccagttcctgaaTATTTCCATCTGACCTCAGCACTCACATTGCAGCACctacacaaaacacaacacacgtatacacatgcacacaagcaatAGATGTAATTAGAACAGTTTTTTAAAGCTGGGAGTGGTCAGTAAGGGAACTGAGGGTAGCTCATCGGGAGAGCACTGGCTTAACAGGCATGGAGCCCTGGCCTCATTCTAAGTCCATAAATCCAACATGGCggcgcatgcctgtaatttcagcactggtgagacaggcagatcagaagctgaaggcaggcagcctgggctacatgaggtcctgtctcagGAGGTAAATAGAGACGTTTTgatgaggtttttgtttgctcgtctgtcttctttttttgtttttgtttttgtttttttcttttttagatgatctcactatgtaaccccagctagctggcctgaaattccctatgtagaccaggctggcctccaaattacagagatcctcctgactctgcctcccaagtgtttggaTTGAAGGCGTACACCGCCATATAtagtcaaattttaaaaaatatattgggCTGGAGATTGTCTAGCCAGCTCTATTAAAGTGTGATTTAAATATACAGTTCTGTGAGTTTTCACAAATGTTTGCAGTCATGTAAACAACATTAAGTATAAGTTTTCTTATTCCCTACAGAGttatcttttgcttatttttaatccccacctcctcccacaacCATTGATCCATTCTCAATCCCTGTAGTTTTGCTTCTTATAGGATTTTATGTAAATGAGAGAACACATAGTCTTTTGTGCCTGGCATCCTTCACTCAGTCTATGCGGAAGAGATCGGTTAGGGTTAGAAAGATGCTTTGCTTCCATGCACACGTGGCTAGAGATGTAAGAGACAGAGCACAGGAGGT encodes:
- the Sdhaf4 gene encoding succinate dehydrogenase assembly factor 4, mitochondrial; translated protein: MSSTILSGSLAASLWRATRSSLLNHSLRKVSYGEGKSELGKQPLKKSKLPVGRFDAPEDSNLEREPLKKFPDDVNPVTKEKGGPRGPEPTRYGDWERKGRCIDF